One genomic segment of Sminthopsis crassicaudata isolate SCR6 chromosome 2, ASM4859323v1, whole genome shotgun sequence includes these proteins:
- the FAM163B gene encoding protein FAM163B — MTAGTVVITGGILATVILLCIIAVLCYCRLQYYCCKKDESEEDEEEPDFAVHSHVPPLHSNRNIVLTNGPSLYPSSSSSFNQKSPQCRTICPSCSHYEPPTFFLQEPEEVRNGGERINYKNISQEDIELPVTFGGLQALNPNRLSAMREAFSRSRSISTDV, encoded by the exons ATGACAGCCGGGACTGTGGTCATCACAGGTGGAATATTAGCAACAGTTATTTTGCTCTGCATCATCGCAGTCCTATGTTACTGTAGGCTTCAG TATTACTGTTGCAAGAAAGATGAGTCAGAAGAGGATGAGGAAGAGCCCGACTTTGCTGTCCACTCCCACGTCCCACCACTCCACTCCAACCGAAACATTGTGCTGACTAACGGACCCTCACTCTACccatcttcttcctcatctttcaatCAGAAATCCCCCCAGTGCCGTACCATCTGCCCCAGCTGCTCCCACTACGAACCGCCAACCTTCTTTCTTCAGGAACCAGAGGAAGTTCGAAATGGGGGTGAGCGCATCAACTATAAGAACATCAGTCAGGAAGACATAGAGCTGCCGGTAACCTTTGGTGGTCTTCAGGCCCTCAACCCCAACCGCCTGTCTGCCATGCGGGAAGCTTTCTCCCGGAGCCGGAGCATCAGCACGGATGTCTGA